The Dehalobacter sp. DCM sequence TGGATTTTGCCCAGGGAACGATAGCCCCTTCATTGATCGAAAGACTTCGATCAGGAATGATTAAATCAATATCTGTTTCGAGATTGGCCCCAAGCCCGGTACATACCGGGCAAGCCCCAAAGGGGCTGTTGAAAGAAAACAGCCGCGGTGAGATTTCCTCGATTGCAATACCGCAATCAGGGCAAGCAAAATTTTCACTAAACAGGATTTCTTCCTGTCCTATGATGTCAACAATGACGGTCCCTTCGGCGAGTTTCAAGGCTGTCTCTAATGAGTCGGCAAGACGCGCCGCGCTTTCCGGCTTCACGGCAATACGGTCAACAACGACATCCAGTGTGTGTTTTTTATTCTTATCCAAGACAATTTCCTCGTTAAGATCGCGAACTTCGCCATCCACCCGTACACGAACATAGCCACTTTTCCGAACGTGTTCCAATGTGCGCTGGTGCTCTCCTTTTTTCCCTCGGATAATCGGCGCCAGCACTTGCAGACGTGTCTTTTCAGGGTAGATCATGATCTGATCTACCATCTGCTGAATTGTCTGCTGTGTGATCTTTTTGCCGCACTGCGGACAATGCGGATGACCGATACGGGCATACAACAGACGGAGATAATCGTAAATCTCCGTAATCGTACCGACAGTCGAACGCGGGTTACGGCTCGTTGTTTTCTGATCAATGGATATGGCGGGGGAAAGTCCTTCAATATAATCCACATCCGGTTTGTCCATCTGTCCTAAAAACTGTCTGGCATAAGCGGAGAGTGATTCAACGTAGCGCCGCTGTCCTTCTGCATAAATTGTATCAAAAGCCAGCGACGACTTCCCCGATCCGGACAGCCCGGTAATGACAACCAGCTTGTCCCTGGGGATGTCAACATTAATGTTTTTCAAATTATGGACACGAGCCCCCCGCACCTTGATGTAGTCCTGGGTCATAGTCCCTCCATGAATACGCGTAATTTATTACTATGTGTTCCTTCTAATTATACAATATAACGCCAGAAAAAGGAACACATGTTCGTCTGTCGGTGCTACTTTCTACGGAGTCGATTTTTTTCTTTCTTCTCTTCTCTTCGCTTCGCTTTGCTTTGCTTTGCTTCTATTCCACTTCTTCACGTATTAGTTGGCCAATTTTCCCTAATGTAAAAACGGATTACCGTCGTCTCTTCTTGGATCGGTAAGCTTTTTCCGCAGGATAATTTTTATTTTTACCTCCGGCACTCTTGCTGCCGGAAGATTCGCCCTTAAGCTCGATAATGGCGTCTCTCAAGTCGGCCGCCCGCTCGAAGTCTAACTCCTTCGCCGCCTTAAGCATTTCTGCTTCCAGAACCTTGATCAGTTTTTCCTTTTCTTCCGGCGATATTTTACTCCCTTGCTCCCCATATGCCGTCATTTTCTCTGCTACCTTTGTCGCTTCCGGCACCTCATAAATCTGCTTACGAATGGTTTGCGGAATAATTCCGTGCGCCGTATTAAAGTCCGTCTGAATCTGCCTGCGGCGGTTGGTTTCGCTGATAGCCGCTTGCATTGAATCCGTCATATGGTCTGCATACATGATGACTTTTCCGTTTACATTGCGGGCAGCCCGGCCGACTGTCTGAATTAAAGAACGTTCCGAACGCAAAAAACCTTCTTTATCGGCATCCAGGATCGCTACCAGGGATACCTCCGGTAAGTCAAGCCCCTCTCTTAATAAGTTGATCCCTACAATGACATCGATTTCTCCTAACCGTAATTCACGCAGGATTTCAAGTCTTTCTAATGTCGTAATATCGGAGTGGAGATAGCGGACCTTAATATTCAGTTGTTTCAAATAATCGGTAAGGTCCTCGGACATTCTCTTCGTCAGTGTTGTGATCAGGATTCTTTCATTATTGGCGATGCGCAGCCGGAGTTCACCGATTAAATCATCGATCTGTCCTTTAGTCGGTCTGACGCTGATCTCAGGATCAATAAGTCCTGTTGGCCGAATGATTTGCTCCACAGCTTCCCGGCAATGTTCTTTTTCATAGGGACCTGGTGTCGCACTGACATAAACTTTCTGCGGTGTGAGCAATTCAAATTCGTTAAAGCGCAGCGGACGGTTATCCAATGCGGACGGCAGCCGAAAACCATGCTCCACAAGCGTGCTCTTCCGCGACCGGTCTCCTTCATACATCCCTCTGACCTGCGGGAGAGTCTGATGTGACTCGTCAATGAACATAAGAAAATCCTTGGGGAAAAAATGCAGCAGGGTATAAGGGGTCTCGCCAGGTTCTCTGAAAGTCAAATGACGGGAATAATTTTCTATCCCGTTGCAAAATCCCATTTCGCGAAGCATTTCGACATCGTAGCGTGTGCGCTGTTCGATACGCTGTGCTTCCAAAAATTTTTCTCTGGCTCGGAACCAGGTTAGCTGCTGTTCCAGCTCCTGTTCTATATTCGCTGTTGCGACAAGCAACTTCTCTTTCTCGGTGACATAGTGCGAATTCGGGAAGATCGCGATGTGCTTTCGTTCTCCCAAAATCTCACCCGTAAGAATATTTACCTCGTAAATGTGTTCAATCTCATCACCAAACATTTCGATCCGAACCGCCTTTTCATCCGAAGCGGCAGGACAGATCTCGACGATATCCCCTTTGACACGGAACGTTCCGCGGGAAAAAGACATATCATTGCGGTCATATTGAATTTCCACCAATTTGCGAAGCATTTGGTTCCGTTCAATTTCCTGACCCTGCCTGAGAGAGAGTACCATATTTCGGTATTCATCCGGCGAACCCATACCGTAAATGCAAGAAACGCTGGCTACGACGATGACATCACGCCGTTCAAACAATGCGGCTGTTGCAGAGTGGCGTAGTTTTTCGATCTCTTCATTGATGGAGGCGTCTTTTTCTATATAAAGGTCATTCGACGGAACATACGCTTCCGGCTGATAATAATCGTAATAACTGACAAAATACTCCACTGCATTTTCCGGGAAAAACTCTTTAAACTCACAATAGAGCTGGCCGGCTAAAGTCTTATTATGGGCCAGAATCAAGGTGGGTTTCTGGACACGTTCGATAATACTGGCCATGGTAAATGTTTTACCGGACCCCGTCACCCCGAGGAGTGTCTGATGGTTTTTTCCGTCTAAAACCCCCTCTGTCAGCTTGTCCACTGCTTGCGGTTGATCACCGGCAAGTGCGTAGGGAGCATGCAGTCGAAATTCCATACTTTTTGACCTCCATTTGTAAAGAGTATCTTTATTATAAGATACACCCTACGTCAAGTCCAGCAGCCCCTATCTATTGAAAATTTTACCGTTATTTCCCGATGTGTATAGGAATTAACTGCCTATCTAAGAACGAAAACCTATGGGAACATGTTAAATGTACCCTTAGCGATGCCATCGTTATCCAACCGACAGTTAATTTTGAAGATCGCTTAAAATGCTGCTAATGAGCTCTCCTCGGAAATTATCCAGTCCCCGGAAATTCAACGTATCATTAATGACGTTTTTAAGCTTGAATCGGGCAATTTTACTGTTCTCCATAATCTCCACCAAGGTTGGGCTGTGTTTCAGCTGAAAGCCTTGCTCCTCGATCCGGCATGGATTACCCTTCCAGACTGCCAGATTCTTCTCTGGAAATACCAAGCCAATAACGGTATACGGTTTTAAGGGATGTACGATGATATCCATTCTCTGTCCCAGAGATTTAACTTCTTCCAGCAAGATACTCATGACATCAGAGGATTCTTCGCTATCGAGACAAATGCGGTCAAAATCCTTAATATAGCGCGGCACAAGATTAAACCAGGAGTCCAATTGAAGACCATGTAAAAAGAATAGCGACAAATTGCTGCTTTTAACCTTTGATAAAATTATGGCAATCTCATCAAAGCACCCACTGTCTTCTAAATTCTTATTACTTTGGTTCATCTCGGATCCGGTTAGAATAGGCGCCATGGATTCGCGTTCAATGGCATTATCTTGTTTGCCCAAATAATCCTCCCTGAGTTGGTGAATAATCTGTTGTTCTATATCGGCCAACTGGTGTTCCAATACCGTGATTTGGTCACGGTATTCTTCAAGTTTGCTCTTGCGGCAAAAAGAAGTAAAATCTATTTCCCTCACATACCCTCCGCTGAACTCGAAGCCCCATTTAAATTCATTTTTATCGAGGAGAGCGATTCGATAACTCGGTAAAAATATTCCGGCAACAGAATCAGGCTCTCTAATTGACCGGATATAATCAACCTCATATCCCCTATCGATCAGCTGAATTCCAATTAATTTCATCATTGTCGACTTTCCTGTCCCCGGCCCGCCGGTCAGCAAGTATGTATAACGGATATCTTTCAGCAATTCCGACAACAATGACACATAACCATAGGGAGTAAAAGCCTCAATAAAGTAATGCCTGACGCCTGCTGCGTTTCCCACCACGATTCCTCCTATTCGAGATATACTGTGTGATATTTTATGCGGAACAAAGCATCAGCGTTCGTATCTCTGCATGATATTAAGTAAAACTTGGCTGGCGTCAAGTCCTTAGACGAAGGCGGCAGCCATAGCTGCACTTATGTAATTCAGAACGTGAATTAAGCTTTCTGGAACAGAAAGTCACTTATACTTTCTGATATACTAAGTAAAACTTGGCTGGCGTCAAGTCCTTAGACGAAGAAGACGCAGCCATAGCTATACTTATGAAGTTCAAAACGCGAACCAAACTACTTGGACATAAAAAAACCTCCCCCTTATGATAAACAGTTTAATTATTTTAACTGCTGTCATAGGGGGAGTATACCACTAGCTGTTACACCCCTCGTTTACATTGAATTATCCATATTATTTACTGAATCATCTGCCCCAATGCCTCAATCCCCTTCGTGAGCTGACTGTCAAAGTCCGCCTCGTTTGGCAAGATCGTTGCTTTCTCATCTTCCTTAAGCTCCACCTTGACATCCGGTTCGACGCCAATTTTATTGATGTCGTTTTTCAATGGTGTAAGGTATTTGTCGGTTGTTAGCTTGACACTGGTATTGCCGTCCAGTTCGAATACCGTCTGCACAACGCCTTTGCCATACGTCTTCGTTCCAACCAAGATTCCGGCGCCGTAGTCTTTAACTGCACCGGAAACGATTTCCGATGCTGACGCCGAATACTCATTAATGAGGAGAACGATGGGTTTATTGATATAGTCGGCGGTTGCCCTCCGCGTATCAATGTTTCCTTTATTATCCACGATATGAACGATAGGTCCGTCATTAGCCGGTACCAAAAGACTGGCGACTTTTATCGCCGCATTGACTTCCCCGCCCGGATTGTAACGCAGATCAATAATCACACCGTTATATTTATCGATATCCATTTCTTTAAGTACGTTTTCCAACTCATCGCCGGTCTGCATACTGAAGCTGGAAATATCGATCAGCGCAATATCCGGATGTCCGGGAAGTGCCTGCCCTTCAACCGTCGGAACATTGATATTGTCCCGGATCATTGAGACGACAAACTCTTTACTCGTCCCAGGCCGATAGATCGTCACAGATACCTTGGTTCCGGGCTCGCCGCGTAATATCGCGACAGCGGTGTCCGAGCTGATTTCGGAAACATCTGTATCATCGATTTTGAGAATAATATCCCCGGCCTGAAGCCCCGCCCGTTCTGCGGGTGATCCCTTGATGGGCCGCATGACAACCAATTTGGTTGGATCCGCCGTACTTAAGTGGACGCCAATACCACCAAATGTTCCCTGAATCGAATTCATCAGTTTTTCGTTCTCTTCCGCATCCTGATACGATGAATATTTATCCAGAGAACTGACCATTCCCTTAATGGCTCCCTCGACAAGATCGGCACCTTCAGTTTCATTTAAGTAATATTTATCAATAAGATGAACGACTCGCGTGAGTCTTCCCATATTATCATAATTAACAAAAATAATTCCGCTGATGATTACCGCCAGTGCCGCACATAAGATCAGGCCGACTGCAGCGGCCTGTATAAATGCTTTTTTCCAGTTGACACGGTTAGACAATGATCCAACACTTCCCTTAAGCTTATTTATCCTTATTATATGCGGACAAGTTTCTCGTTATTGCCCTTTTGCCATAACCGCAAAAATAAATATTAGAAAAAGGCCATGGGATTCGTTGGAACACCGTTTTTCCGAACTTCAAAATGCAAGTGCGGACCTGTACTCCACCCTGTGGAACCAACATAACCAATCACCTGGCCTGCTGAAACAGTGGCGCCTGCGGCGACTGCCCGACTGGACATATGTCCATAAAGCGTTGACATATTATTGCCATGGTCAATGATCACGGCATTGCCATATGCACCGTACCATCCAGAGAAAATGACTGTGCCTGCACCGGCTGCCATTATTTTGGAGCCATAGGAAGCCCCGATATCAACCCCGGTATGCAGTTTGTATTGCCCTGTTACCGGATGAACCCTGTAACCATAATTACTGGTTATATATCGGGTGTATGATGGCCACGTATTAATGGTACCGGTTACTTTCCCTTTGTTGTTTTTTTGAAGCTCACGGATCTTTGCTTCCAGTGCTTTCGAATCGGCTTCCAGTTTTTCAATTTGTTCGAGTATTTCTGCTTGATCTTTTTTGTTTTCAGCTAAAGCGATCTGTTTTTGCGCTTTCGTGCTATCCAGGTATTGTTTGGCTGCTGCCGCTTGCTGCTTTAAGTTCTCCGCTTCATTCATTTTATTAACAAGCTGCACTTTTTTCTGATCCAGATCGTGTTTCTGAACACGGATATCCGTCAAGATATCCTGATCGTTTTCCACCAAACAACTTAAATATTCTACCCGGGTGATAAAATCAGAGAGATCCGTTGACTGAAAGAGTACCTCGAGATAATTGACCTGACCCGCTTCGTATATCGACCGAACGCGATTGCGCAACGTTTCCTGGCGATCAGTCAATTCGGCTTCTTTCGCTTCCACTTCACCTTGGATATAGGCGACTTCTTCCTGAGCATTGGCAAACGCATGTTCTTTTTTGGATAAATCGGTTTCAGCCACAGTGATCTTTTGGGTGAGATCCTTGATTTGGGTTTGCATTTGCTGTGCTTTATTCGTTAGATTTTTAAGATTGCTCTCAGCTTTATTTTGTTTCTGTAATATCTCCTGCTGCTGTTTAAGCGCGTCATCTAAATCATCTGCACTGACCGGAAAACTAAATGTGACTAATAAGACAGCCAGTATAAATAGCACAACGACTTTCGATTTTTTCGCCATTCTCTTTTATTACCTCCCGAATAAAACTCTAAAATTGAAAATATCTTATTCTTTTTTATATATCGTCATTTGACGTCAGTAAATGAAGAAACCTGACTGGTTCACCCTTCAGAAGCTTAAATGTTCAAGAACTTTCTTACTGAAAAAGCACTAGCCAGAAATCCCATGGCGATTCCGCCAAAGAACATGATCAAAAGAACAGTGAGAATAAACTGTTGACTGCTGACGACGGGGAGAAATGTCAATGACGTAATGATATAGTTCAAAAGACCGGTATACGTAACACCAACAAGCGTAATGGCCAGCATGGCCCCGATCATGCCAATCAATATACCTTCAATTAAGAACGGCCAGCGCACAAACGATTTGCTTGCCCCCACAAGACGCATGATTTGGATCTCTTTCTCTCTTGAATTCACGTTTGTCTTGATATTCAGGACGATTAGCAGAAAAGATGCGCAGGCAAATGCCACGACCACACCAATCCCAATCCAACGCAGCCACTGAGTAAATTTGACTAGTTTTTCAACGAACCCCTGTCCATAACGGACTTTATCAATACCATCGAATCCGTTGACCTCTGCTGCAACCGCTTCGACCAAGCCAGCTTCGGTGGTCGTGATCGTTATCTTATTCGGAAAGGGATTGACCCCACCCAAATCTTCCAACAATGAGTCCGAATCCATGGTCTCTTGGAACTCAAGGATTGCCTGATCCTTAGTGGTCAGCGTAACGGTAGCTATACCTTCAATACTTTCTATTTGGCTTTTCAGATCAGCAATCTGTGTGTCTGTCAAATCATCTTTAAGAAAAACGGCAATTTCTACCTGGGACTCAAAGGTATCTGCGATATTCTCGGTATTCACTAAAAAGAAAATGGAATATCCAAGAATCGTTAACGAAATCATGACGGTTAAAATAGACGCTGCACTTAGCCAAAAATTTCTCTTAAGTGACAAGAGGGACTGCGTGATCACATAACCAAAAGAGTTAAAAGTCAATTCGATATGCCCCCTCTTTACTGTCCGATGTTATTCTGCCTTCTTCGATGCGCACAACTCGTTTTTTCATTTTGTCGGTAATGTAGCGGGCATGCGTCGCCATGACAATGGTTGTCCCCATTGCGTTGACATGGTCCAGTAACTCCATAATGTTCCAGGATGTTTCCACATCAAGATTACCCGTCGGTTCATCCGCGACAAGCAGTTCCGGACGATTGACCAGCGCTCTGGCAATACAGACCCGCTGTTGTTCCCCGCCGGATAACTCAGACGGAAATGAATTCTTTTTCTTGGAAAGTCCAACCAGATCAAGGATCCGATTGCTGTTCTCTCTGGTCTCTTTCTGACTCTTGCCAATAACTTGTTGTGCAAAAGCAACGTTCTCATAGACTGTTTTCGTCGGCAGTAACTTAAAGTCCTGGAAAATAACGCCTATTTTCCTTCTGACTAATGGAACCTGATGCGCATTAATTCTGACAAGATTTGTATTGTCTATCAAAACCTGTCCTCTGGTGGCTATCTCTTCACGGTATAACAATTTGATCAAAGTCGATTTGCCTGCGCCGCTGGCGCCAACCAGAAAAACAAATTCCCCTTTAGCAATGTCCAGATTAACATTCATTAATGCACGCGCCCCACTGGGATAAATTTTGGATACATTTTTCAGTTTGATCATTATTTTTCTCCTCGACTAGTACCTTGTTAACTCTAAAATGATAATATAATAGCTTGCAGATTTTTGTAAGACAAGGCGGATGATTGAGGCATACCGAGCGTATGTCGATTGACGTCCACGGATGGACTAATGCCGCGGACACCATGGAGGGTGTAGGAGCGGCAAGGCCACGGATGGACTAATGCCGCGGACACCATGGAGGGTGTAGGAGCGGTGAAGACAACGCAGTATTACTAAAAATCTGCCGCCAGAATATATAAGCTTTAGGGTTAATATGGTACTAACCTACTGTTGCGGTGCCAATATCTTTTATAACGTATTACTCTTCGACATGATACTCCGATTTCCTGTTAAAAAAGGCTAGAAATATTAAACAAATTTACCTTATGATAACCATGCCAATAAATTAAAACTGCATCATACATCGGGTACAGAATTTTAAGTATACCCGAAAGCATGATGCAGTTTGATTCTGACATAAACATTCTTTGTGGATTGAATTATGACCGACTTTATTTTCGTTGCATTACGTCCTTGACAGCGGCTATGATATCTTGGGCTTTCAAGTGATACTTCGCCAGAAGTTCATCCGGACGGCCAGATTCTCCAAAGAGGTCCTGTACACCAACACGACGCATAGGCACCGGATAAGTCTCACCGAGCACTTCCGCCACGGCACTTCCAAGACCGCCGATAATATTATGTTCTTCCGCCGTAACAACCGCCCCGGTGTTTTTCGCCACTTGAACGATCGTATCCTGATCGATCGGCTTGACGCACGCACAGTTTACAACCGTGATTTCAATACCATCCGCACTCAGTTCGTTAGCCGCTTTCAAGGCTTCCACAACCATAAGGCCGTTAGCAATCACCGCTGCATCTGTTCCTTCTCTGATCACGTTGGCTTTGCCTATTTCAAATTGATACTCCGAATCAAAAAGCACCGGCAATGCCAGTCTTCCCAGCCGGATATAGACCGGTCCACGAAACGCTGCCGCCGCTTTGATAACTTGGCTGGTTTCTTCGGCATCCGCAGGCACCAGCACCGTCATATTTGGTACGGAGCGCATGATGGCCACATCTTCAATCGCCTGATGCGACGCCCCGTCTTCTCCGACACTGATACCGGCATGTGTTGCGGCAATTTTTACATTCAACTTGGGATAAGCGATGGAGTTACGAATAATTTCAAATGCCCGTCCTGTCGCAAAGATGGCAAACGTGCTGGCGAAAGGAATCTTTCCCGCTGCTGCCAGACCTGCTGAAAAACCAAGCAGGTTTTGTTCTGCGACACCCATATTGATGAAGCGTTCCGGGAAAACCTTGGCAAAATCAGCCGTCTTCGTTGATTTGGACAAATCCGCATCGAGGACAACAATATCTTTATTGTCTGCACCGAGTTGAGCCAGTGTTTTTCCATAAGCGTCACGTGTTGCGATACTCTGTGTCGTATTAAGATCAAAGACTCCCATTACTTCCCACCTCCCAGTTCGGTCAGGGCTGTTTCCGCTTGTTCCGGATTCGGCGCATTTCCGTGCCATCCTGCTTCATTTTCCATGAAGGAAACCCCTTTGCCCTTTACGGTTTTGGCAATGATCATGGTGGGCTTTCCTTGAAGACCTTTCGCTGTTTCAATCGCGCTATAGATTTCTTCAGAAGCATGCCCATCAATTTCGAGAACATTCCAGCCGAATGCGCGCCATTTTTCATCCAACGGCGCGGAGTTCATGACGTTTTCGGTCTTCCCGTCGATTTGAAGACCATTGCAGTCAAGAAATGCCGTGAGATTATCCAGTTGGTAATGGGCGGCCGCCATGGCGGCTTCCCAAACTAGGCCTTCCGCCATCTCGCCGTCTCCCAGCAGACAATAGACACGGTAATCCTTCTGATCCAGCTTTCCGGCCAGCGCCATGCCACATGCAGCGGATATCCCCTGTCCCAGAGACCCGGTCGACATATCGACGCCCGGTACCTTCTTCATATCAGGGTGACCCTGCAGAAAATGACCGGTCTTCCTCAAGCTTGAGAGTTCCTCTCTGGGAAAATAACCTTTCGCGGCCAGTGCCGCATAGAGCACCGGTGCAGCGTGGCCTTTGCTTAAGATAAAACGATCTCTTTCAGGCCAATCCGGACGAGACGGATCAACATTCATCACCTTGAAATACAAAACTGCCAATATATCCGCTGCCGAGAGGCTGCCACCGGGATGACCGGATTTTGCCTTCAACAGCATGGAAATGATATCCTTGCGAATACCGCAGGCTATTTCTCTAAGCTCAGACATAGAATAAAATTCCTCCTTATTCTAATAGCGTGTTCATCGTTAATATGGCTTAATTAGTATGCAATCTCTCACTTTGCCATTATTGATTCTGACTAATATTTTGCTGCAGAAACGCCGATACAAAATCGTCGATTTCGCCATCCATGACCGAATTGACATTACCTGTCTCATAATTAGTCCGGTGGTCCTTGACCATACTGTAGGGATGAAATACATAGGAACGGATTTGACTTCCCCAAGCGATATCATTGAGTTCGCCGCGGACCTCCGAAATCTCTTCCTCCTGTTGTTTCCGTTTCAGTTCAAGCAATTTTGCCTGAAGGACGCGCATACAATACGCTCTGTTTTGAATCTGCGAGCGTTCGCTTTGGCATTGGACGATTATCCCCGTCGGAATATGAGTGATTCTTACCGCCGAATCTGTCTTGTTGACATGCTGTCCGCCGGCACCGCCGGAGCGATACGTATCTACTTTCAAATCTTCCGAATCGATGGTTATTTCGGTATCCTCCGTCACTTCCGGGATCACATCCACCGAAGCAAACGACGTATGCCTCCTGCCGGAGGCATCAAAAGGGGAGATACGCACTAAACGGTGTACCCCTTTTTCACTCTTGGCATAGCCATAAGCATTTTCCCCTGCCAAGGAAAATGTGGCGCTTTTAATACCGGCCTCATCGCCAGGCAGAAGGTCGAGTGTTTCCACTTTAAATCCACGGCGCTCACCCCAGCGCACATACATTCTATAGAGCATCTGCACCCAGTCCTGGGCTTCCGTTCCACCTGCACCGGCATGCAGTGTGATGATGGCGTTATTCTGATCATAGGGTCCGCTGAGCAAAATCTCCAATTCTAAATTGGAAAATCGGGTCTGCAGGCCTTTGACCGATTTCTCTATATCCTCTTCCAACGACGTATCGTCTTCCTCGACTGCTAATTCCCACAGGGTAGACGTATCCTCCAACTCTGTTTGGAGCTGTTCATATAAAGCCACTTTATCTTTTTCCCGGGCCAGTTCCTGCATTATTTTTTGCGCAGACACAGGATCATCCCAGAACCCCGGCTTATTAAGCTCCTCTTCCAGTCTTCCTATTTTCACATGACGGCCAGCAACGTCAAAGGGAAACCCTCAAATCTGCGAGGCGCAATTTTAGGTTTTCAATTTCTTTTTTCCAGTCGGCGAGCACACAAATCACTTCCTAGATTCATAATTTATTATCTTTATTATTAAAGTAAAATCCGCAGAGTTTGTCAAGGTCAACGCCTGTCCGCCGGCATCATGCATTGATGCCGCAGCATTTTTTATATTTCTTCCCGCTGCCGCATGGGCATGGATCATTGCGTCCGATTTGTTCCCCTGCTTTCCGGGGCGTCTTTGCCTTTTCTTTCTCTTCCTCCTCGTAGCGATTTTCTGTAACCTTTTGATTCTGTTCGGGGACTTGTGTCGTGATCCGGGGTGTGACCCTCAGGATATACGTTGCCACATCTTCTTGGATAGCCTCAATCATTCCCTGGAACATTTCGAAAGCTTCATTACGATATTCAATCAGAGGATCACGCTGACCGTAAGCCCTTAAACCGATGCCCTCCTTCAGGCTGTCCATAGCAACAAGGTGATCTTTCCAGCGGGTGTCGACGACCTGCAGGACGACGGCTCTTTCAATTTCCCGCATTAATTCAGAACCAAACTGGGCTTCTCGGCTCGCATACAGTTCATGGACGCTGTCCAGAAGCAGCTCTTCAACTTCCTCTCGAGACAGGTTCGTGATCTGCTCGGCAGTAAAATCATGGTCGGGAAGAATAACATTATCAATATATTCGAGAAAACTCACCAGGTCCCATTCCTCGGGATAAGGACTATCCGCGCTGTAGCGGGCCACGGTGTCCACGATGACCTTCTGAATCATCTCCATGACCTGATCCTTCAGATTGCCGCCGGTCAGGACATCACGGCGCTGCGAGTAAATGATTTCACGCTGTTTATTCATGACATCGTCATAGTTTAAAACATGTTTCCGAATGTCAAAGTTCCTGCCTTCAACGCGTTTCTGCGCATTCTCTATACTTTTGCTGACAATCTTAGATTCCACCGGGATACTGTCATCCATACCGAGTTTATCCATCAGCCCGGCAATATTGTCTCCACCAAAGAGACGCATCAGATCATCGTCCAGCGAGATATAAAACTGCGACGATCCCGGGTCTCCCTGACGGCCGGAACGTCCGCGAAGCTGGTTGTCAATCCGTCTGGACTCATGCCTTTCCGTTCCGATGATATGCAGTCCGCCAATTTCTTTGACCCCTTCCCCCAGTACGATATCCGTACCACGTCCGGCCATGTTGGTAGCAATGGTGACCATGCCCGGCTCACCTGCTTTGGCCACGATCTGTGCCTCGATCTCATGGAATTTCGCATTGAGTACCTGGTGAGGAATATTCTTTTTCTTTAGCATATCACTAATTCTTTCGGATCTTTCAATGGAAATAGTA is a genomic window containing:
- the ftsX gene encoding permease-like cell division protein FtsX, whose protein sequence is MTFNSFGYVITQSLLSLKRNFWLSAASILTVMISLTILGYSIFFLVNTENIADTFESQVEIAVFLKDDLTDTQIADLKSQIESIEGIATVTLTTKDQAILEFQETMDSDSLLEDLGGVNPFPNKITITTTEAGLVEAVAAEVNGFDGIDKVRYGQGFVEKLVKFTQWLRWIGIGVVVAFACASFLLIVLNIKTNVNSREKEIQIMRLVGASKSFVRWPFLIEGILIGMIGAMLAITLVGVTYTGLLNYIITSLTFLPVVSSQQFILTVLLIMFFGGIAMGFLASAFSVRKFLNI
- the ftsE gene encoding cell division ATP-binding protein FtsE, whose product is MIKLKNVSKIYPSGARALMNVNLDIAKGEFVFLVGASGAGKSTLIKLLYREEIATRGQVLIDNTNLVRINAHQVPLVRRKIGVIFQDFKLLPTKTVYENVAFAQQVIGKSQKETRENSNRILDLVGLSKKKNSFPSELSGGEQQRVCIARALVNRPELLVADEPTGNLDVETSWNIMELLDHVNAMGTTIVMATHARYITDKMKKRVVRIEEGRITSDSKEGAYRIDF
- a CDS encoding S41 family peptidase, with the protein product MSNRVNWKKAFIQAAAVGLILCAALAVIISGIIFVNYDNMGRLTRVVHLIDKYYLNETEGADLVEGAIKGMVSSLDKYSSYQDAEENEKLMNSIQGTFGGIGVHLSTADPTKLVVMRPIKGSPAERAGLQAGDIILKIDDTDVSEISSDTAVAILRGEPGTKVSVTIYRPGTSKEFVVSMIRDNINVPTVEGQALPGHPDIALIDISSFSMQTGDELENVLKEMDIDKYNGVIIDLRYNPGGEVNAAIKVASLLVPANDGPIVHIVDNKGNIDTRRATADYINKPIVLLINEYSASASEIVSGAVKDYGAGILVGTKTYGKGVVQTVFELDGNTSVKLTTDKYLTPLKNDINKIGVEPDVKVELKEDEKATILPNEADFDSQLTKGIEALGQMIQ
- the uvrB gene encoding excinuclease ABC subunit UvrB, with protein sequence MEFRLHAPYALAGDQPQAVDKLTEGVLDGKNHQTLLGVTGSGKTFTMASIIERVQKPTLILAHNKTLAGQLYCEFKEFFPENAVEYFVSYYDYYQPEAYVPSNDLYIEKDASINEEIEKLRHSATAALFERRDVIVVASVSCIYGMGSPDEYRNMVLSLRQGQEIERNQMLRKLVEIQYDRNDMSFSRGTFRVKGDIVEICPAASDEKAVRIEMFGDEIEHIYEVNILTGEILGERKHIAIFPNSHYVTEKEKLLVATANIEQELEQQLTWFRAREKFLEAQRIEQRTRYDVEMLREMGFCNGIENYSRHLTFREPGETPYTLLHFFPKDFLMFIDESHQTLPQVRGMYEGDRSRKSTLVEHGFRLPSALDNRPLRFNEFELLTPQKVYVSATPGPYEKEHCREAVEQIIRPTGLIDPEISVRPTKGQIDDLIGELRLRIANNERILITTLTKRMSEDLTDYLKQLNIKVRYLHSDITTLERLEILRELRLGEIDVIVGINLLREGLDLPEVSLVAILDADKEGFLRSERSLIQTVGRAARNVNGKVIMYADHMTDSMQAAISETNRRRQIQTDFNTAHGIIPQTIRKQIYEVPEATKVAEKMTAYGEQGSKISPEEKEKLIKVLEAEMLKAAKELDFERAADLRDAIIELKGESSGSKSAGGKNKNYPAEKAYRSKKRRR
- a CDS encoding murein hydrolase activator EnvC family protein, giving the protein MAKKSKVVVLFILAVLLVTFSFPVSADDLDDALKQQQEILQKQNKAESNLKNLTNKAQQMQTQIKDLTQKITVAETDLSKKEHAFANAQEEVAYIQGEVEAKEAELTDRQETLRNRVRSIYEAGQVNYLEVLFQSTDLSDFITRVEYLSCLVENDQDILTDIRVQKHDLDQKKVQLVNKMNEAENLKQQAAAAKQYLDSTKAQKQIALAENKKDQAEILEQIEKLEADSKALEAKIRELQKNNKGKVTGTINTWPSYTRYITSNYGYRVHPVTGQYKLHTGVDIGASYGSKIMAAGAGTVIFSGWYGAYGNAVIIDHGNNMSTLYGHMSSRAVAAGATVSAGQVIGYVGSTGWSTGPHLHFEVRKNGVPTNPMAFF